A stretch of Brassica napus cultivar Da-Ae chromosome C6, Da-Ae, whole genome shotgun sequence DNA encodes these proteins:
- the LOC111203033 gene encoding protein WVD2-like 7 encodes MKAHFETHFKKKRILFPDSLVSHTWEARQTSEPDDAVYATESLEEYQSDGGFLDNTNQSDGSCKYSHEQEKCNQERSQSDHCVSSDEIAVNSDDLIELDEEGGVNHGTLSAPLDTDEALSVECITILEDSCEEDLGLHEMPLEIEVQVDDED; translated from the coding sequence ATGAAAGCACATTTCGAGACTCATTTcaagaagaaaagaatattGTTTCCGGATTCTCTTGTATCTCACACTTGGGAAGCACGTCAAACAAGTGAACCAGATGATGCTGTCTATGCAACTGAAAGTTTGGAGGAGTATCAATCTGATGGGGGTTTCTTGGATAACACTAATCAATCAGACGGTTCCTGTAAGTACAGCCATGAACAAGAGAAATGCAATCAAGAAAGGAGCCAAAGTGATCATTGTGTGAGCTCTGATGAGATTGCGGTGAACTCGGATGATTTGATCGAGCTTGATGAAGAAGGTGGTGTTAACCATGGGACTCTTTCTGCTCCTTTAGACACTGATGAAGCACTTTCAGTGGAGTGCATAACTATTTTAGAAGATAGTTGTGAGGAGGATCTTGGACTACATGAGATGCCACTAGAGATTGAGGTTCAAGTTGACGATGAGGATTAA